One segment of Atribacterota bacterium DNA contains the following:
- a CDS encoding caspase family protein, which yields MKRYSFLLIPLFILSLLFLSCQGIAPPTPPSEGEEEESSGESTGRVVLVELFNVEGCPACKAINPIVEDLIDEYSTDEVILVQLKGWLAGATPETEERFSWYVSGTKHTPFIAFNGLSDTFSEGISGGGGGGGGGGPVNHAPIVTSEPVTTATVDEEYVYDVEATDADDDTLTYSLATGPVAMFIEPATGLITWTPTWYQTGEYDISVEVSDGRKKSTQNFIITVSDRLYAIAITNQITEPLILEKKIEYLKSEGIIKDSYSINKPLSVKRGSTEHYIEIGWPNSFPDASGYKIYRKENSSESEYELYYTLENPSSDDWLYFDDDSIETEGKSYTYYITAYNSNNGEPEEEIYRSNEMTINTWLPPCSLDSPVDEFPITEPIPSFAWNPVGLSDFPSGSIVSGDSDLWIYDYTSVSGAWWRYFDDMTTSNVTYNDDGSAASLVSGHEYYWNSWGYGYDGNGDLIAMSWSEDWDFTVDIEGSTVRRALLVGVGDYISEDIPDLPAPPYDVDMMRDTLEHSGIEPNLIGELKDQQATKSDILTGIANAFDGADSDDISYFYFTGHGTLDNDDVSYLCPTDYNLNTSTAISVNDLETALSAIQGTKVIFIDSCHSGGFIGREINQESMSDYLQDYNSNIINTFMAKSFTERDLATSQYQVLTACLSIQTSVELIPSEGNPFGLFSRVLCDGCGYDYYSHPYHADSNANGEVTLDEAYFYTAYWVNEISDDLNELPGWEIDQDTQVYPVGSNFVIIKESAGL from the coding sequence ATGAAAAGATATTCATTTTTGCTTATTCCTTTATTTATCCTGTCTTTATTGTTTCTCAGCTGTCAGGGCATTGCCCCTCCCACTCCACCCTCAGAAGGGGAAGAAGAGGAATCTTCCGGAGAATCTACCGGTCGAGTAGTGCTGGTGGAGCTCTTTAACGTAGAGGGCTGTCCTGCCTGTAAGGCCATCAACCCCATTGTCGAAGATCTGATTGATGAATATTCCACCGATGAGGTCATCTTAGTCCAGTTAAAAGGCTGGCTGGCCGGAGCCACCCCTGAGACCGAAGAGCGTTTCAGCTGGTATGTCTCAGGAACCAAACATACTCCCTTTATCGCTTTTAACGGCCTGTCTGATACCTTCAGTGAGGGAATCTCCGGCGGTGGCGGCGGAGGTGGAGGAGGAGGGCCTGTAAATCATGCCCCCATTGTAACATCAGAGCCAGTTACAACTGCTACTGTTGATGAAGAATACGTCTATGATGTAGAAGCTACTGACGCTGATGATGATACTTTGACTTATTCATTGGCTACAGGTCCTGTAGCTATGTTCATTGAACCTGCAACAGGTTTAATTACCTGGACACCTACTTGGTATCAAACTGGAGAATACGATATTTCAGTAGAAGTAAGTGATGGAAGAAAAAAGTCGACTCAAAATTTTATTATAACAGTTTCTGACCGTCTTTACGCTATAGCTATAACCAATCAGATTACCGAACCTCTTATCCTTGAGAAAAAGATTGAATATTTAAAATCAGAAGGAATAATTAAGGATAGCTATTCCATTAACAAACCACTATCAGTTAAAAGAGGCAGTACAGAGCATTATATTGAAATAGGATGGCCAAACAGTTTTCCTGATGCAAGTGGTTATAAAATATATAGAAAAGAAAATTCATCGGAATCGGAATATGAATTATATTATACTTTGGAAAATCCATCTTCTGATGATTGGCTTTACTTTGATGATGATTCTATTGAAACTGAAGGTAAATCTTACACCTATTATATTACTGCTTATAATAGCAATAATGGTGAACCGGAAGAAGAGATATATCGCAGTAATGAAATGACTATTAATACCTGGTTGCCTCCCTGCTCATTAGATAGTCCGGTAGATGAATTTCCTATTACTGAACCAATCCCAAGCTTTGCATGGAATCCTGTAGGGTTAAGTGATTTTCCATCTGGTTCCATTGTAAGCGGAGACAGTGATTTATGGATATATGATTATACTTCTGTAAGCGGAGCCTGGTGGCGTTACTTTGATGATATGACTACTTCAAATGTTACCTATAATGATGACGGAAGTGCTGCATCTCTGGTTTCCGGTCACGAATATTATTGGAACTCTTGGGGCTATGGGTATGATGGAAATGGAGACTTGATAGCCATGTCCTGGAGTGAAGATTGGGATTTTACTGTAGACATTGAGGGTTCCACAGTCCGCCGTGCATTATTGGTGGGAGTAGGAGATTACATAAGTGAAGATATTCCAGATTTGCCTGCACCTCCGTATGATGTTGATATGATGCGTGATACACTTGAACATTCCGGAATTGAACCAAACTTAATTGGTGAGTTAAAAGACCAGCAAGCTACCAAAAGTGATATATTAACTGGAATAGCAAATGCTTTTGATGGAGCAGATTCAGATGATATTTCCTATTTCTATTTTACTGGGCATGGTACTTTAGATAATGATGATGTATCATATTTATGTCCTACAGATTATAATTTAAATACCAGCACTGCAATTAGTGTAAATGATTTGGAAACTGCCTTGAGTGCCATCCAAGGTACAAAAGTGATTTTTATCGATTCCTGTCATTCAGGGGGCTTTATTGGCAGGGAAATAAACCAAGAGAGCATGTCAGACTATTTACAAGATTATAATAGTAATATTATCAATACCTTTATGGCAAAATCATTTACTGAAAGAGATTTGGCTACATCCCAATATCAAGTCTTAACTGCATGTCTTTCAATACAAACAAGCGTAGAATTAATCCCATCAGAGGGTAATCCTTTTGGTTTGTTTAGCCGGGTATTATGTGATGGTTGCGGTTATGATTATTATAGTCATCCCTACCATGCAGATTCAAATGCAAATGGTGAAGTAACTTTAGATGAAGCTTATTTTTATACTGCTTACTGGGTAAATGAGATCAGTGATGATCTTAATGAATTGCCTGGTTGGGAAATTGATCAGGATACTCAGGTATATCCGGTTGGTTCAAATTTCGTTATTATCAAAGAATCTGCTGGTTTATAA